The Flavobacteriales bacterium genome contains a region encoding:
- a CDS encoding T9SS type A sorting domain-containing protein translates to MIKRILLSVIWLLVAGTIHAQPAITSDGPLEFCNGESVTLCVEPAYSSYLWNNGSTTQCITVTESGDYWVTLLDSQGNVDSTFVDSVISVTVHSPEPLLIQNGDTIAATNADQFESFQWFWLPTEEPIPNETNSFIVDSIVPCCPCCYKLEVTDSTGCTGLSYCIEFPVLLPDSCYNGINESNALSFTLFPNPTANRFTIQNGNKPTIGRVSIWDSSGKQVLERALSIGKDNLSIETKNWPNGIYFVSVMDQAGHQLSGKLIVQHE, encoded by the coding sequence ATTCATGCCCAACCAGCCATCACTTCGGACGGTCCTTTGGAGTTTTGCAATGGCGAATCCGTCACGCTCTGCGTGGAGCCTGCTTACTCGTCTTACCTATGGAACAATGGAAGCACAACCCAGTGTATTACCGTTACGGAAAGTGGCGACTATTGGGTAACGCTATTGGATTCTCAGGGAAACGTAGATAGCACTTTCGTGGATTCAGTTATTTCGGTGACGGTTCATTCACCAGAACCTTTGCTGATTCAAAATGGAGATACGATTGCCGCAACCAATGCTGACCAATTTGAATCATTTCAATGGTTTTGGCTACCAACGGAAGAGCCGATACCTAACGAAACCAACAGTTTTATAGTTGACTCTATCGTACCATGCTGCCCATGCTGTTACAAACTGGAGGTGACCGATTCCACAGGTTGCACAGGCTTATCATACTGCATCGAGTTCCCCGTGCTTTTACCCGACTCTTGCTACAATGGAATCAATGAATCAAATGCCTTGAGTTTCACGCTCTTCCCAAATCCCACAGCGAATCGGTTTACAATACAAAATGGCAACAAACCCACCATTGGTCGGGTCTCAATTTGGGACAGTAGCGGAAAGCAAGTGCTTGAAAGAGCTCTTTCAATTGGGAAAGACAACCTTTCAATCGAAACGAAAAATTGGCCAAATGGCATCTACTTCGTTTCCGTAATGGACCAAGCAGGACACCAACTTTCGGGAAAACTAATTGTACAACATGAATAG